The Solenopsis invicta isolate M01_SB chromosome 3, UNIL_Sinv_3.0, whole genome shotgun sequence region TTATTACACGTAATCGTtctaattagctttatttcgTAACTATATAATTGTACATACTCCTTGTCAATCATGACAGACAATTTAAAGAGCAGCATTCGTTATATGCGTGTAACGTACTTTATTTTCAGAACTTACAATAGACATAGATCATGAAAGTAACCAAttgttaaatatgtaataaacatTGTAGAAGCTCTCATATTACTTTTAGATTACTgagtataaagaaaaaaaacatgtaagaacacaattaagaaaataagattattctgcttgtttcatttttttaaattgattgtgTAGCCATGTTTTTATTTGCGGAGACGATCTATGTTTTAAACAAGGATTCTTTACTTTGACTTCATGAATTGCTCGCAAAGAAGGCAGCTTGCCACTTCTCATAATTTCATCAAATGCTGTTAACACCAccgttttttcattttcattccATCGTATTCGTTTTGTACGTCCATATGGAGAacctagaaaaaaatgttagttACTTGTAGgattcaaaatttcaatttattacacAATAAAGTACTTAGaatcaatatataaattgtaatatatcttGCGCTACACTATATCTACTACAAGACAGTTTacaattttatgttacaaaaacgaatcaaaaataaaataaatgttaatataatacttaCTGGAACGTCTTTTGGTTTTTGGTTTGTCTATATTTTCTAATTGGTATTCAATAAATGAGTTACTATCATTTGTTTCTGTAATTAAAACATGTGTTGCGTTGACATACAGAATGCTTTAAATTTCATATGACACCCGttaaaagtagatttttgaaatcattttgagacaaaaattctaatatcaaaatattgatgCTGCAGTAATTTTCAAATGAGAATGGTTTAAAATCCGCGaattaaattatctgaaatttgCGCACTTTGATGTGGCATTATAACTTGAAGgtgtatgcaaaattaatataaaaagtaagaaTCGTATTTAGATACATGCACACTGCTGTTTAATATCCATATCTGAACATGTGAATTTCGGACCGGTTGATTTGTCAAAtttaaatcctttttatttcaaaaattttacagcctcgacattttggtattagaattttaatctcagaataaattattatttcttctgAAGAATCTGCTATTAATAGATGTTACGTGAAGTCTCTTAGAATATCTTCTATATCTACATTgacaaatttaacatttttatattaaaacgcTTTATATGTAAAccataatattattgatttgaAAAAACTACATATATGggaaatattgattttcaattcatcaaaatataacaataatacgATGTATGACTTTAAAAAAGCTAACATTACCCTTAATAAAGTAGTGTGTTTACCTTCagttatagttttattatttccttCTTTATTGCCTTCTGTATCGTTATTGCTACTGTATCCATTATTAGAATCACTAGAATCTTCTTCTGAATCTTGAGATGTATTATGTCCATGAGCTGCTTCCAAATGctgtgttatatttaaaatatcacgaCTAATAATAGGCTGCCTGTATACTTCTTTGTGTATTTTTTCTGCGTGTCCCATAAAGTTTGCAAGATCAGATATTTCAGTATCAGCAAGCTCCATGCCTGCACAAAATGTAGCTACGTGCTTCCTTAGTTTAGTACCTCTTAATAAATGTGCAACTTCTGCGTTGCACTCCTCAGAAAATTTTCTCATTAGAATGCAAGCTCTCAAAtacttaaattgttttaaattgtaGCTTGGCATACCAAAAACATATGGATTTCCTGCAGGAACTTTAGCGCGATCACGAAATTCTAGTATTGTTTTTATACATTCCAATAAATCTGAGTTTAATAGGACAGGTACGGAGCGACCAAGTTTTCCTCTAATAACAAATCGTACGTATTTCTTTGCTGCATTTTTGGCCCGTGATGAAATCTTTTTAAAGAGACTATCAGATGTATGCGGATCAATACCTCTGTATTGTTCAAAATCTACTATATGCGTGCGTTCAATTTCACCTGCTCGTCTCCGGTTGAATAACTGAACTGAAGTTAATGTACATTCAGCCAATATCTTCCAAGTATTATATGTGTATTCTTTTCTTAAGTCATTAAACGCTTCCTGtcgtttgtattttaaatacatgtataactTAGCTATATCATTCAATGATGGAAGATCATCATTTTTTTGTCTTTCATGTTGCAAACGTGTTTCCATAACCGTTTTATTAACACTGGTACCATAATCTTCATCATGTATCAATAAATCTAAAAAGTCTTTAACCATAGCTTTTTTTTCATGATcttgattttttatacattCCATAATAAGTAAGTTaccaactttttttaataatgttccTAAATTAGCTGCTGTAGTAGGTTTTGAATAGATACCAATATTTTCATCTAAACCCGCTACTATATTAACCGCTCTAATGACATCATCATATAATTGTGGACAATATACGGATTCAAGATCAGttacatttttgtttctttctttaataGTTAACATAAAACGTCCtaataatcttaaataactGCGGATCATATCGTTTTGATGCTGAAGTTTATACTTGACGCATAATTTATTAccgtataaaataataagtttgtCGTATCTTATTACACGACATACATCGTCTTCTCTCAAGACAGGAAATATTACAGATCGTAACTTTTTACAAGCTACGTTGTGTATTCTACCTAAAATTGCACGTCCCAAAACAGATACAGCTTTATTATGTTTACTATTACGGCCAGTACATCGGTAAAAATGATTGCGAATCGAGATCTTGGAAAAAAAGCCATGACATTTTGCACAGGGTAAATAATCTGTACTGCTCCTATTTTTTGATGCCTGTGGTCTTCGACAAACGATTAAATCGCCTTTGCTTATGTTACTATCAACGTTATATTGAAAGTTTCCTTTGCGTCTAATggtatctattatttttaaccgttcaacacatttttttggTAGTAAACTGAACTTTTTAACTTCAGATTCATTGGAATGGACAGTCTCCAAATGACGTGCAATTTTtgtctgtaattttttacaaaaaaaacagcAATTCGTTTTCTTATCCTTACTACTGCTAGACGAAGTTGGAACGCACAAATCTTTATCATCAAGCACTCCTCCTGCTGGTACTTCTACTGACTTATTTATTTCCAGAGATGTATTCGAATTATttgatttgttaatattaactgGTTCTGTGTTATTGTCATTAGCATCAAAACCTTCGTCATAAGATTCTGAATCGGATTCATTCGATGGATAATATTCAGAATCATCATCCAAATTGTTATCTTCTGTCTGCTTTGctgtaaaaatgtttctttatagaAGATGTCCTGTATAGGTATAAGTGGCCACCCCCTTTTATTtcgtaaactaacagagatagacccaataaatgtaatatcaaattaaatggctCGAACCTAACATTGTTATGAGTACAGTGGTTAATCACAAAGTTAAGTTCAacccatttaatttgatattgcatttattgggtctatctctgttagtttacgagCTGAAAAGGGGTGGCCACTTATACAAAAACACTCTGTATAGTATGTCTTATATCAcaagctaaaattaaaagtagatttaatgatttttatatggtaaaaatttttttataaatttttataggaattgaagtaataataatattaataataataatataactgaaGAGACGGCTGAAAGCCGTTGTGGCACGCAGACTGCAGTCCATTGTGCTTCTACGAATTGGaacagttttcaaaaatattgagaaaatatacaattgtatttaaaatgtttcatgtatgtaaattatgaaatatttcaagatacaaaaaatttgaaaaaatttgcaaaaagttttaagattacacagaaattaaaaacaatttatgtaaaaaatctgaaaaattatagaattctaaaaaaaattttttaactcttgttaaatgttaaagaaaaacgtttttctttgacacttcttattttttctttaaaattttatatgaatcttataaattttagaattttttaactttcaagaaatttttgtgatttttatacaatttccaaattcttatatatgaaaatctataagaaaacttattttctatatttctaaaaaacgttttaattcctataaaaattcttcaaaaatgtttacCAGAATACAAGAATAAGaacatatattaaaacatttaacgtaacgtacaaaattttttacaattgttacTTACAAGGAGTTAAGATTTCTACGCATTCAGCATCTCCGTGATtagtattttcattattaagcAAATGTATTGTATCAATATCCaatgctaaaaaataaaaattatttttttgtgaatacaCTAAGCAACAAAATTATCTCAACTCTCATTTAtgccaaaattttgcacaactccAAATAATcataacattgttaaaaattatcgtacttgaaaagttttatttatattttaagttttaaagtCTCTACTTCGAGGTACATttggtcaattttgaatttctgctttcctCCTCCgctgtttttttaaaagtaaggacgtgttttattttcaaacatttgcaAGTTTTACGCACTCCACGGGGTAGAATGAATTTGTTCGCAAATGTCACAACAGCCatcgtaaaatttaaaattttccttgcaaattaaagagaaattaggttcgtacgattttctttcgaggagttaggatgtatcaaagttatgtatgcatttttgccAATTACCGCCAGCATTATccggatttcgatttgtctcattgatgatgagGCGATCTTCTTTAGCTGACATTTGTCTTTGATCTTGTCCtctttttcgataaaatttgcTTGTTTCTTGATAACGTGCACAAACTCGAAAGATAGAGGATCAATGAATACCTATTTTTcatgcaacataactttgatttaatcctttcaaaagagcaatgatttgcgcacattgaatttGTTCAAACTAGACATTGTTACGACTTTATCATTTGCTTCTTCAGTGAtacagtaaaaaatatgtttacgcTTATATAAAGCATAAGCGTTTCTCATTTTGCATGGTTTACAGAAACGCTGTGAAATGATGCGATTTACATTCATTCTCATATAAGCTGTAAACACCAAAACTCTATATAAgcgtaaatttattctttactgtatcactcaagaagcaaacgataaagtCACAATGCCTAGTTTGAACGAAATTTAATGTGCTCAAATCATTGTTCTTTTGCAAGAATGAAattaaagttatgttgcaaggaaaGTAGGTGTTCATCGATCCTCTATTTCTCGAGTTTGTGCTTGTTATTaagaaacaggcggatttcgtTGAAAAAGAGGATAAGACATATAACGTCCGCTAGAGAAGATCGCCccatcatcaatgagacaaatcgaaatccgggtaatgctggcggtaactgataaaaatgcatatgtaactttgatacattttaacacttcgaaaagaaattgtacaaacctgatttttttcaatttgcaagGAAAACTCCAAATTTCGCAATAGTtatcgtgacatttgcgaaaaaattttatcctaCCCCGTAGAGTCCGCCAAACTGTGCAAATGTTTGAAAACAAAAGACAtccttacttttaaagaaacagcgAAACGAGGAAAGACAGAAaaacagaaattcaaaattgaccaaatgcaccttagagatttaaactttaaaataaaaaaaaaacttttcaagtacaataatttttaacaaagttaagattatttgaatttgtgcaaaattttaaaggagaaatgcaataattttattgcctAGTGTATAAGAGATTACAATTAAAGCAATATGTTAACATTAACAATATACTCAcgcaataaaatttcattattttcattattgccGTCGTGATTGGGGATGTTAACTTCTTCACAGATTtcattatctttaacaaaaaatatttcggaATTAAAATTGTATCTAATACTCACAAGAATATAAacattgcaaattttatattctgtatttataagaaaattttaaagcaaatgaatatttaccaaaaattatCTCTGCATTGGATATCATATTGTTACATAACATCGGTATGTGAATATCAATACAATGTTCATTAAAGATATTCGTTTCATCGTTACTAGATGCTGGTACAGACTCAGACGCCTTACAATTATTTTCTGGATTGATGACATtggttttattgttatttatattatcactagtttttatattaattgtttctgaaaataataaaataaatatgtaaaataaatatataaatataacttttctaaTAATTAGCATTTTCAAAAGTAACAGtaaatatactaaataattTGTACTCACCACAAGACACAGGTAGAGAAACATctttctgataattttttttaagaaagttatcaGTCTCATGGCTTTCAACATTTGAGGCAGacacattttttgtttgacaatcATATTTTGATAAGACAATGTCAATCTCATCGTTATGTGCATTAtcacaatttaaaagtaatatatgtggtttgttagtattaatattttttaatactgtttGCAATAACTTTTTATCATCTGTAACAGTTAAGTAATTATTTGTGTTATATTTCAACATTGTTCAAGTATTCTTTTAAgctgaaaaaattgaatattagatttttgtaaaatattattttgtaaataatgcattaaatCAAAGACCTGTCTACATTTGATACTTAATGTATAGTCAGGATTAATACGTTTCATTCAGATTTACATAAATTGAGTGTAATACAACACATTAATATAGTTTAATGTCCCAGTGGCCAGTCATGGATAcagttttcattaattataaaagcagttcttataaaatgtttacaataaatataaaaagaaatatttttagaataattgctaataatatacattatattataaataagtctTAAAAAATTCacgtttttaaaatcatattaagaaataacattttctttattaatatataatagaaaattggTACATCTCTAACCACTAGACCAATTTACCTTACTGTTATATGTATACAACAATTAACATGTATAAATTACTTTAACTAACTATTTTTTGCTATAATGGTTGCAGGATATCTGCACTGGTTACTGTATTTGACCGTAGCAACACCCTCTTTATTTTCGTATATGTCATTTGAACGGCACACGTAATgaatattatcataaaatttgattaatgcGAACATTATGAACTGAGCAAAGTAACAATATTTAACACTAGAGATATCAAGACAGCACATGTAGACGCTAAGATATCTTTTTGTAAAGTAACACGTCTAAAA contains the following coding sequences:
- the LOC113005337 gene encoding uncharacterized protein LOC113005337; the encoded protein is MSAKEDRLIINETNRNPDNAGALDIDTIHLLNNENTNHGDAECVEILTPSKQTEDNNLDDDSEYYPSNESDSESYDEGFDANDNNTEPVNINKSNNSNTSLEINKSVEVPAGGVLDDKDLCVPTSSSSSKDKKTNCCFFCKKLQTKIARHLETVHSNESEVKKFSLLPKKCVERLKIIDTIRRKGNFQYNVDSNISKGDLIVCRRPQASKNRSSTDYLPCAKCHGFFSKISIRNHFYRCTGRNSKHNKAVSVLGRAILGRIHNVACKKLRSVIFPVLREDDVCRVIRYDKLIILYGNKLCVKYKLQHQNDMIRSYLRLLGRFMLTIKERNKNVTDLESVYCPQLYDDVIRAVNIVAGLDENIGIYSKPTTAANLGTLLKKVGNLLIMECIKNQDHEKKAMVKDFLDLLIHDEDYGTSVNKTVMETRLQHERQKNDDLPSLNDIAKLYMYLKYKRQEAFNDLRKEYTYNTWKILAECTLTSVQLFNRRRAGEIERTHIVDFEQYRGIDPHTSDSLFKKISSRAKNAAKKYVRFVIRGKLGRSVPVLLNSDLLECIKTILEFRDRAKVPAGNPYVFGMPSYNLKQFKYLRACILMRKFSEECNAEVAHLLRGTKLRKHVATFCAGMELADTEISDLANFMGHAEKIHKEVYRQPIISRDILNITQHLEAAHGHNTSQDSEEDSSDSNNGYSSNNDTEGNKEGNNKTITEETNDSNSFIEYQLENIDKPKTKRRSIFTQAVINAFPKEVRRVPDIRIASRCLSHMIVKSNQSGKSDLTIMCDEHLDAMRVSGTRLISSGKALMTACVQYTWILKGDTVLDTARLDNTTQSV